CGTTCATGGAGTTGGACACCGCCGACGGCCTCGCCTTCGAGGAGCTGCACGCCAAGCTCGTCGCCCGCCTCGCCACCAAGGTCGCGTTGACCGGCCGGCAGGCCGTCACGGTCGCCGCCCAGCTGGACCGCCTCGGCCAGGAGCGCAGCATCCCCGGCCAGCAGGACCGGAGGGCGTCATGAGCGACCCGAAGCCCGAGTTCTTCGAGGCTGGCCGGACCTACACCGACGGCAACGGCTTCCGGGCCCCCGAGCTCACCGCCTTCTTCCACGCCGAGCACATCACCCGGCACCCGGAGCGGGGCCACCTCCGCGCGATCGGCTGGGCCCGGTCCGGTGCGACCGGCGCGACCTGGCACGGCAACTTCCTCGACGAGGGCGACTTCGCGGGGTGGACCGAGCTGGAGGAGCCGCTCCTCGGCGCGGCTCCCGCCGTCGTACGGCCGCGCCGGACGGATGAGGAGCGCCGGCACTGGCTGCTGTCGGTGATCCGCAGCGAGCGCGGGCAGTGGACCGTGGGCCGCGTGAAGCGGCTTTACGGCCGCTACTGCGAGGGCCACGTCCTCCGGTCCACCATTCGCCGCGAACTCGCCGCGCTCTGTGCGGCTGGCGAGCTGGAGATGCACCACGAGTCGGACCGCCGGTACTACACGCTGGCCGCGGGCGGTGGCCGATGACGAACCCGCGCCACGCGCGGGACACCGAGCGGGGTCGCTACTACAGCGACCCCGCCGGGGGCCCCGACCTCATCTCCGTCACCAACGTTCTCGGCACAGCCGTCAACAAGAGTTTCGCGCTCGTCCCATGGGGCGCCGGACTCGTCGCCGACCACGTCATCGCCGACCCCATCGGCACCGCCCGCCGGGCCCGCACCGAGCACGCGGCACTCCGCAAGATGCTCGTCGCGCTCCCCAGCGGCAACTCCGAGAAAGCCTCGAACCTCGGCACCCGCGTCCACAAGCGCGCCGAGCACCTCGTCCTCGGCACCCCGTACCCGGCCGACCCGGAAGTCGAGCCCTACGCCCAGCAGCTCGCCCGGTTCTTCCGACTGTGGCGCGTCGACTTCGACCGCGACGTCGAGGCCACCGAGACCACGGTCTTCCACCGCAAGTACGGGTACGCCGGCACCGGTGACCTGTGGCTGTGGCTGCCGACCGGCCGGTTCCGGCGCCGTCAGCTGTGGCTGATCGACTACAAGACCAGCGCGAAGAAGCCGGTGCACACCGTCTACGTGGAGCAGCCGATGCAGCTCGCCGCGCTGCGGCACGCGCCGGTCGCGCTCCTCGCCGACGACACGGACATCGAAGCACCGCGGGTGCACCGGACCGCGCTGTTGAACCTGCGGCCCCGCAGCCACCGCCTCATCGAGGTGCCGTCCGGACGCCCGGTGTTCCGCGCCTTCCTCGGCGCGGTCCGCACCGCCCGCTACGTGCACGGCGCGCCCACCGCATCCGCGTACCCCACGATCCTGCCGCCCTGGGCGCCGGGATCCACCGACCGAAAGGCAGCCTGACCATGGGCTCCCGCATTCTGACGATGAAGCGGCAGGCCGCCGAGCTGGGGCGGATCCGCACCGGCTTCAGCCGGCCGAACTCCGACCCGAGCAAGCGGCCGGTCCCGATCAAGTCGAAGACGTTCGTGTTTAGCTCCCACTCGCAGGCCTACGTTGCCGCGGCCGCCGAGCTGTGGGGCGGGGACGTCGAGGCGTGGACCCCGCAGAACCAGAAGATCGCCCAGTACCGGGTGATCTCCAAGGCCACGGGGATCCGCGCGATTCTCCCGGCCGGGGACCCGCTGTCCCAGTCCTACGAGATGTGGTCCGGTGGCGGCTGCTCCCGCCGGTGCGACGGCGAGACCGAGCAGAAGACCCGCAAGGCGTGCCTGTGCCTGGCGCAGTACGGGATCGACTGGCACCTCCGCTCCCCTCAGCAGGTGTGCCGGCCGACGAGCCGCATCAACGTGATGCTGCCGGACCTGCCGGACCTCGGGGTGTGGCGGCTGGAGTCGAAGTCGTACTACGCGGCCGACGCCATCGCGGGCGGGCTCGACATCGTGCTCCAGGCCACCGAGGGCCGGTCGATGATGCCGGTCCGGATGTGGATCGAGCAGCGCACCGCGGTCCGGGAGGGCAAGACCAAGCAGTTCCCGGTCGTGATGGTGGTGCCGTCGCTGCCGAAGCTGCGTCACGCCCTGTCCGGTCCGCTGTCGACTGCGGCCGCCCTGGACCCGGGTGTCCTGGTGGACCGGCCCGCGATCGAGGCGCCCCGCCCGGACTACCTGGCTGACGCCCGGGGGTGCCGGACCGAGGCCGACGTGCAGATGGTGTGGCGGAAGGCCGACGGTGCGGGGCACGGGTCGCCGGAACTGCTGGAGGACTTGAAGCAGATCGCGGCGGACATCGCCCGCGGTGTCGACCCGCAGACCGGCGCGCTGGACTCCGATGACGACGACCTCGACGACGACGGCGTGGTCGATGTGGAGATCGTCGAGGACGACGAGCCGCCGACGGCTGTCGGCTGGCCGGCGGTTGCCGCTCCCGGATCGGGGGCCCGCTCATGAGCTGGCACTCCGGCCGGATGGCCGCCCTCGACTTCGAATCCAGCGACAAGCACCACGAGACCGCCCGCATCGTCACCTGCGCCCTCATCCTCGTCGGCGGCGGACAGCCCACCGACTACCGCAACTGGCTGCTCAACCCCGGCATCCCCCAAGAACCCGGCGCGATCGCCGTACACGGCATCACCGACGAATACGCCGCCGAGCACGGGCAGCCCGCCGAGCAGGGCGTCACGGAGATCGTGAAGGCGCTCAGCGAGGTCATCGCGGCCGGGATCCCGATCGTGGGGCACAACGTCGGCAGCTACGACCTGAACCTCCTCTCCCACGAATCGGTACGGCACCTCGGCGCCCCGCTCACGGAGACCATTCCGGACGCTGCGGCCCGGATGCGGGTCATCGACACGCTCGTCCTCGACAAGCAGGCCGCCCCATTCCGGTCGCGGGTGTCGGAGACGCAGGGCCCGTACCAGCTGAAGACGGCCGCACAGCGGTACGCCCTGGGCTGGGACGACAAGGCGGCGCACGGCGCCGACTACGACGCCCTCATGTCGGCCCGGGCCGCCTGGCACATGGGCAACATCGCCCACCGGCCGCGGCTGGAGCGCCCCGACTGGGTGCGGGCCCTGCGCACGGAGCGCTTCGACTCCCTCGCCGTGAGCCTCGACGACCTGCACGCCGCGCAGGCGCAGTGGGCGCGCCGGGACGCCGAGTCCTTCCAGCGGTTCCTCCGCGACCCGGCGAAGGCCGGCGCCAAGCACGACCCGAACGCCGTGGTCCGCGGCGAGTGGCCCCTCATCCCCCACCAGCAGGACGGAGACCAGTGATGCCCGTATCCGGACGCCGCCACCAGAAGCTCCAGGCCGACTTCCACCAGCTCCTCAAGGACAACGCCCAGCTGCTCGCTGAGCTCCGTGAGGTGGTCGCCGAACGCGACGCCGCTCGCGACGTCGTCCGTGGGCTGTCCGACCGCAACCGCGCCCTAATCGCCCGCCCCCTCAACCAGGGCGAGGCCGTCCTCGCCCGGATGCTCCGCGAGTCCGAGACGGCCCGCGCGCTCCTCGCCGAGCAGATCGACCTGCTCCAGACCGCGAACGAGGGCGCGGCCCGCGAGGCATACGACCTGGCCAAGGCCGCCCGGCCGGTGTCGGCGTGAGGGGCCCGCTGGCTGTCCTCCGCGCGCTGGTCCCGTCCGGCCGGCACCGCGCCACCACCCCGGCCGTCCTGATCGCGCTCGACCTCGACGCCGAGCCCGGCGAGTTCGCCGTGTGCCCGGCCGAGCAGGTCGTCCGGTATCACGCCGTGCAGGCCGACGGCGCCCGCCGCTGCTGGACGTGCTCGACCGTGACGGAGGCCGGAGCATGAGCGCCCTCTTCGACCTGGCCACCGCGGCCCCCGTCCCGGCCCCTCCGGCCGGGGCGGGCCCCCGCCCCCTCGTGGTGGGCCTCGACACCAGCCTCACGTCCACCGGCATCGCCGGTGGCGACTGGGCCGAAGCCCTCCGCCCGAAGAACATCACCGGGCACGCCCGGCTCGACTGGATCCTCGAAGAGGTCACCGACCGCGTGAAACTCGCCGACCTCGCCGTCATCGAGGGCCCGGCCTACGCCCAGCAGCTCCAGCCCGGCCACCACGAACGGGCCGGCCTGTGGTGGCTCATCACGCGGGCGCTGTACAAGCGCGGCATCCCGTACGCCGTGTGCAACCCGCACCTGCGAACGATCTACGCCACCGGCCGGGCCAACCCTGCCCAGGGCCACCCCAAACAGCAGCGGGCCCGCATCGCAAAGGGCATGGTCCACACGTTCGTCGTCGAGCAGCTGGGTGTGTTCTGCGAAGGCGTCGGCAAGTACGACGCCGCAGACGCGGCCGTGCTCGCCGCGATGGGCCTCGACTGGCTCGGATACCCGCTCCTCCCCCTGCCGCCCGAGCAGCGGCGCGCCCTGGACACCGTGCAGTGGCCCGACACGATCCCGGCGGTGGCCCGATGAAGTTCCGACACGACAGCGGCCTCGACTTCACCGACCTGTTCTGCGGCGGCGGAGGATCCACGACCGGCCTCATCGAGACCGGCTACATCCTCGGCCTCGCCATGAACCACAGTCCCGTCAGCATCCGCACCCACATGGCCAATCACCCGATGGCCAAGCACCTGTGCGAGGACATCAACGCGTTCGACAAGCGGAGCCTGCCCCGCACCCGGGTGCTGTGGGGCTCCCCGATCTGCACCGAAATTGCACCGGCCGGCGGACGCAAGCGCAGCCGCGGTCAGGTCGCCATCGCCATGGACGGCGAGGACAACGAGGACGGCATCGCGTCGGCCGAGACGTTCACGAGGACCAGGGCGACCGCGCTTGACATCGTCGCGGCCACCGAGGTCCACCGGTACGACGCGGTGCTGTGCGAGAACGTCGTCGAGTTCGCCACGGACTGGGAGCTCTTCGACTGGTGGATCGGCGGCATGACGATCCTCGGCTACAACCACCAGATCGTCAGCGCCTCCTCCGCCCACCTCGGCGGCGGCGACAACCCGCAGGCCCCGCAGTACCGGGACCGGATCTACGTCGTCTTCACCCGCAAGGGCATCCCCCTGCCGAACCTGGAGGTACGGCCGGAGGCTCTGTGCCCCGAGTGCGGTCCTGTCCAGGCTCACCAGGTGTGGCGCAACCCGCGCCGCCGCAAGATCGGCAAGTGGGGTGTTCAGTACGACTACCGCTGCCCCAATCGGGCCTGCGGTCACCTCATCCTCGACCCCACAGTCCGGCCGATCGCGGACATCATCGACTGGGACAAGGCCGGCACTCGGATCGGTGACGGCCGCCCAGACCGGCGGGCGTTCACCCCCTACGCGCCGACGACCCGCGCCCGGGTGGCCCGCGGCCTCCAGATGTTCGGCAACGCCCCGCACGTGGCGATGCTCCGCCGCAACGGCACCGCGGTCCCGGTCACCGGCCCCGTCCCCGCCCTGTCAGCGCAGGGCCGCCACCACGCCCTCGTCATCCCGATCGGCCGGAAGGGCGCACCACGTACCACGGGCGAGCCGCTGACGACCGTGGCGACGAAGCCCCATCACTCGATCGTCCGGACGGCGGCCGAGGTCGATGACTGCACGCTCCGCATGTTCACCACCGAGGAGCTGATGCAGGCCCAGCGGTTCCCGAAGGGCTACATCGTCCACGGCAACCAAGAGGAGCGAATCCTCCAGGCCGGGAACGCGGTGTCCGTGAACGCGGCCCGCTGGATCGGCGAGCGAGTCAAGGCGGTGCTCGTATGAAGTCCCGTACGAGCGTTCGAGCCACGGCCCCGGAATGGATGTCGGACGGCCTCTGCGCACAGACCGACCCGACTGAGTTCTACCCCGACCGGGGCGGCTCCGTCGCGGTCGCCAAGAAGGTCTGCGCCGCCTGCGACGTCCGCACCAACTGCCTCGACTACGCCCTCACCAACGGCGAGGAGTACGGCGTCTGGGGCGGCCTCTCCGAACGCGAACGCCACCGCCTCACCACCCCCGCCACCACGACGGCCCTCGGAGGTGCCGCATGACCACATCCATCTACACCCGCCGCTTCGGCCGGGCCCTCAGCGCCGTCCCCGGATCGGTATCCACCGCCGAGACCGAACCCGACTGGCGTGACCTGGCCTCCTGCCTGGACCTCGGCGCGCTCTTCCTGCCTAAGAAGGAGTTCGGCCCGGAGTCCGCCGCCAGGACCACCGCCGCCAAGAAGATCTGTGCCCGCTGCCCCGTCCTCGACACCTGCCTCGACAACGCCATGACAACCGAATACGGCTACGTCGAAAACGGCCGGGCCGGCGTCCGCGGCGGCCTCACCCCCCAGGAACGCGCCGCCCGCTACAAGCGGCAGCGCCGCAAGGTTCCCGAACCGCTGACGCTCATCGACCAGTACCTCCGCCGCACGGAGGCCCTCGACGACGGACACGTCCGCTGGACGGTGAACACCTCCTACATCACCTTCGAGGGCCGCCAGTACACCGGGGCACAGCTCGCATGGGCCGTGTCAACGAACCGGAAGCCCCAGGGGATCCTCCGGACCGCGTGCGGGCTCGCCGGATGCGTCGCAGCCGAGCACCTCACCGACGAGGTAATGCGCGACGCCAACAACCGCTACCGCTCCAGGCAGACCGCGTGACCGCCCGCCGCCCACGCCGCGCCCCGCCGCCGGCCGAGGGCCAGCTCCTCGACTGGTCCGACCGCCGCCACTGGGCCCGCGTCCAAGCCCCCTGCCGGTACTGCCGGACCCCCACGTTCCTCCGCGACGACGACAACCTCCCCGCCGACAAGGTCTGCGCCGAGAAAGCCCTCCAGCAGCGCGCAGAACGCGCGACGGCCGCCTACCAGAACGGACAGCTCTGATGCGCGCCTTCTACAAGGGGTACAGCGCCGCAACCGGCCGCCGAGCCCAGCAGGTCCGAAACGTCCACGTGATGCGGGAGGACGGCAAGTTCGCCGGACGACAGGGCCTGTGCGGCACCCCCGGTTGGGGCGTCACACACTCCCCGCCGATCGTCATCGACCCGCTACCCGCAGAACCGCCCGCAGGCCTGTCCTGGTGCCGCTCCTGCATCGGACATGCAGCCGCACTGGTCGGCGAACTCAACGCGATGGCACGCACCATCGCCGCGGCCAAATCCACCCGCTGACCCACCGCCCACCGGTAGCCAGGCCGGCGCCCGGGGTTCGACGCCCCGGGCGGGCACTCACCACCCGCACCCGCTCCACCGAACGGAGACCGACCCGATGCCCTGGTTCAAGATCGATGACGCATCCCACAGCCACCCCAAGTTCATGGCGGCCGGGAACGCGGCGCTCGGTCTGTGGCTGCGCTGCGGGGCGTACTCCGCCCAACACCTCACCGAAGGGCACGTCCCGGCCGCCGTCGCCAAGGCCTACGGCACCCCGCCGCAAGCCCGCAAACTCGTCGCCGTCGGTCTGTGGCACGAGCCCGGCCACGACTGCCCCCGCTGCCCGCAGCCCGCCGCCGGCTACGTCGTGCACGACTTCTTCGAGGGCGGCCGCAACGCCACCCGCGCGCAGGTCGATGCCTCCCGGAAGGGGGCCGCCGAGCGGGCCGCGAAGCACCGCGACGGCAAAAAGGGGGAGCGAATCGAGCGCGAATCGGATGCGAATCGCGCGCGAATCGACGACGAACCGGACGCGGATCGCGAACGAAACGCACCCCAATTCTCTGACTCCACCGCAGATCAGGACCACCTGTCACAGCGCACAGGCCTTGAGGGGGGTGCACACCCCCAAGCCTCTTCCACGCCTATCCAGGTACTTCCTACGGAAGTACCTCCTCCCCCCACCCCCTCCGTACGACCGTCCACCGAGGTCGCCAACGTCTCAGGGAGAGGGGAAGTCCAACCCCTCATCGCCGCCATGGTCACCAACGGCATGAACGTCTCCTGGGGCTTCCAGCCCGACGAATGGATCGAACTCCGCGACGCCGTACGCCGCGTCGGAGTCCCCCTCCTCATCGAGCACGCCGCCCGCGCCTGGCGCAACGCCAAGAACACCCCCTACAGCGCCCGCTACTTCTACCCCGGCTGGACCTCCCTGGAAGCCGAGACCGCCTACACCGGCCCCCGCGCCATCACTGGCCCGCCCTCGCCCGCCCAGTCCTACCTCGCCCAGATGTCCGCCCACGCCGAACGACTGCGCCAGCAGAGCGCCGGAGGAGCCTGATGAACCCCGAGCAGATCCCCGAACTCATCGCCCGCATCGCCCTCGCCGACAAGCGCGTCCGCGTCGAGGACCCCGTCGAGCAGACCGCACAGATCGACATGTGGGCCGGCATCCTCGCCGACGTCCCGTACGACTACGCCATCCGTGCCGCGCAGGCCCACTACGCGGTGAAGGCCTGGCCGATCCTCCCCGCCGACATCGCCACCCGGTGGGCGGCCACCGTCCGCGACCGCATGGACCGGCACACCGGGACGCTGGAGCCCACCCGATACCCCGAGCTCGACCCCGACGACATCGAGGGTTTCCAGCAGACTCTGCGGGCGGAACGCCGCGCCGTGATCACGGGCCAGACCGAGCCCACCCCGCTGAAGGCCATCACCGGCGCCGTCCCCGCAGACGTACAGGCCCGCCTCGACGCCGTCGGCGAATACGTCCCCGCCGCCGCTCGCGAGCAGCTCGCCCAGTTCTGGCCCCAACAGCGCACCCTCGGCGTCCTCGCCCACCGCTGCCCCCAATGCGGCGCACGCCCCGGCCAGCACTGCACCACCGCCAAAACCCGCACCAACCGCGCCACACCACACGGCGCCCGCAGCCACCCCAACGCCGCCTGAAAGGCACCCCATGCGCCTCTACAGCACCGCCTACCTCGCCTACGGAATCCAAATCCCCGACACCCAACCCGACCACCTCGAAGACACCCTCCAGGCCCTCGA
Above is a genomic segment from Streptomyces sp. NBC_01233 containing:
- a CDS encoding recombination directionality factor, which gives rise to MGSRILTMKRQAAELGRIRTGFSRPNSDPSKRPVPIKSKTFVFSSHSQAYVAAAAELWGGDVEAWTPQNQKIAQYRVISKATGIRAILPAGDPLSQSYEMWSGGGCSRRCDGETEQKTRKACLCLAQYGIDWHLRSPQQVCRPTSRINVMLPDLPDLGVWRLESKSYYAADAIAGGLDIVLQATEGRSMMPVRMWIEQRTAVREGKTKQFPVVMVVPSLPKLRHALSGPLSTAAALDPGVLVDRPAIEAPRPDYLADARGCRTEADVQMVWRKADGAGHGSPELLEDLKQIAADIARGVDPQTGALDSDDDDLDDDGVVDVEIVEDDEPPTAVGWPAVAAPGSGARS
- a CDS encoding exonuclease domain-containing protein, whose translation is MSWHSGRMAALDFESSDKHHETARIVTCALILVGGGQPTDYRNWLLNPGIPQEPGAIAVHGITDEYAAEHGQPAEQGVTEIVKALSEVIAAGIPIVGHNVGSYDLNLLSHESVRHLGAPLTETIPDAAARMRVIDTLVLDKQAAPFRSRVSETQGPYQLKTAAQRYALGWDDKAAHGADYDALMSARAAWHMGNIAHRPRLERPDWVRALRTERFDSLAVSLDDLHAAQAQWARRDAESFQRFLRDPAKAGAKHDPNAVVRGEWPLIPHQQDGDQ
- a CDS encoding DNA cytosine methyltransferase: MKFRHDSGLDFTDLFCGGGGSTTGLIETGYILGLAMNHSPVSIRTHMANHPMAKHLCEDINAFDKRSLPRTRVLWGSPICTEIAPAGGRKRSRGQVAIAMDGEDNEDGIASAETFTRTRATALDIVAATEVHRYDAVLCENVVEFATDWELFDWWIGGMTILGYNHQIVSASSAHLGGGDNPQAPQYRDRIYVVFTRKGIPLPNLEVRPEALCPECGPVQAHQVWRNPRRRKIGKWGVQYDYRCPNRACGHLILDPTVRPIADIIDWDKAGTRIGDGRPDRRAFTPYAPTTRARVARGLQMFGNAPHVAMLRRNGTAVPVTGPVPALSAQGRHHALVIPIGRKGAPRTTGEPLTTVATKPHHSIVRTAAEVDDCTLRMFTTEELMQAQRFPKGYIVHGNQEERILQAGNAVSVNAARWIGERVKAVLV
- a CDS encoding WhiB family transcriptional regulator yields the protein MKSRTSVRATAPEWMSDGLCAQTDPTEFYPDRGGSVAVAKKVCAACDVRTNCLDYALTNGEEYGVWGGLSERERHRLTTPATTTALGGAA
- a CDS encoding WhiB family transcriptional regulator gives rise to the protein MTTSIYTRRFGRALSAVPGSVSTAETEPDWRDLASCLDLGALFLPKKEFGPESAARTTAAKKICARCPVLDTCLDNAMTTEYGYVENGRAGVRGGLTPQERAARYKRQRRKVPEPLTLIDQYLRRTEALDDGHVRWTVNTSYITFEGRQYTGAQLAWAVSTNRKPQGILRTACGLAGCVAAEHLTDEVMRDANNRYRSRQTA
- a CDS encoding mucin-2 — its product is MPWFKIDDASHSHPKFMAAGNAALGLWLRCGAYSAQHLTEGHVPAAVAKAYGTPPQARKLVAVGLWHEPGHDCPRCPQPAAGYVVHDFFEGGRNATRAQVDASRKGAAERAAKHRDGKKGERIERESDANRARIDDEPDADRERNAPQFSDSTADQDHLSQRTGLEGGAHPQASSTPIQVLPTEVPPPPTPSVRPSTEVANVSGRGEVQPLIAAMVTNGMNVSWGFQPDEWIELRDAVRRVGVPLLIEHAARAWRNAKNTPYSARYFYPGWTSLEAETAYTGPRAITGPPSPAQSYLAQMSAHAERLRQQSAGGA
- a CDS encoding zinc finger domain-containing protein, with amino-acid sequence MNPEQIPELIARIALADKRVRVEDPVEQTAQIDMWAGILADVPYDYAIRAAQAHYAVKAWPILPADIATRWAATVRDRMDRHTGTLEPTRYPELDPDDIEGFQQTLRAERRAVITGQTEPTPLKAITGAVPADVQARLDAVGEYVPAAAREQLAQFWPQQRTLGVLAHRCPQCGARPGQHCTTAKTRTNRATPHGARSHPNAA